One window of the Zea mays cultivar B73 chromosome 3, Zm-B73-REFERENCE-NAM-5.0, whole genome shotgun sequence genome contains the following:
- the LOC103651357 gene encoding uncharacterized protein, producing the protein MAAHNSAACSLCVLLLLLSTATLSASGSPLCTKPSPTPENLPADGEDALPLLRSLELNTGYFFGGKDIEFKDESNVTSSYSYVTRSFSLLPLHADRTSNTAVFHVVAMLTLSGGRDRENHYMGAHRRRRHHRYVGSHSVTFSFDGYYSTGTTSGELCMTGSGSYPEENGSTKRLRDVALHLRVPNPSSITDPFITGSLKGAGFDAISLVAYAEGDTYRYGKRASCSPLPPSSAAAARGALQAIGANFSCAHLKDHLAASYKLQEQDGGGGHAPVSPPDRCLHISEVQCAADGSVRAYASFSNDTEMGRHLPPRPPFMVKDEAVVAEGHWDSARSMLCLRACRVVVGSGESMAVDEECDMGMSFWFPGVWTIRDRSAVAGMLWNSSKAGDGSGVSGVVSASSVDGSIHRGNISEVKYEYNYTMVEEAKKHCLQDPASSKPKKKVKGSFVAPNNYTDHDLEFHFFDTKDGTMGSGIAYPVAIGPAMVYGDQLAADDSFSRKAVVDMNTEELLNVSYDIREHVPPAGWVRPKNGSYMISLEERRMAAEGVFNPKTGILSMIACREYNSSTTDCQILITVYLASLMDGKAQGHGRGAISSLRNKTAADPLFFEKVDIMLSGMYSEQISESISRMDFESILLVVSTTLPCVFTVLQIFHAKRRSEAAAATSVTMLVVLALGYVAPLVVSSEALFLSRRRQYAPLLPFRSYVPYELSQAMLRAPTLIALLLQLRLIQLALSARKADAEQSKAESSASRAERRALWLCAPLYLIGGALTIVVHVVNALRAARENSLTVRIGPEPATLWEDLVSSAGLAQDAFLLPQVVMNALSPGGVRAGALTPWFYIGSTVVRAMPHVYDVIRAQGYVPSSRPSIVFASPRYDRYGVAWDVIVPCTAIVLAALVFLQQRVGSAAPLFRSRRRLGEYEMVSPL; encoded by the coding sequence ATGGCAGCTCACAACTCGGCTGCTTGCAGCCTttgcgtcctcctcctcctcctgtccACTGCCACTCTCTCCGCCTCAGGTTCCCCCCTCTGCACCAAGCCCTCCCCTACTCCCGAAAACCTGCCAGCAGACGGCGAGGACGCCCTCCCGCTCCTCCGCTCCTTGGAGCTCAACACCGGCTACTTCTTCGGAGGCAAAGATATCGAGTTCAAAGACGAGAGCAACGTGACATCCTCCTACTCCTATGTCACCCGCTCATTCTCTCTGCTCCCACTCCACGCCGATCGGACATCCAACACCGCCGTCTTCCACGTCGTCGCCATGTTGACCCTTTCCGGCGGCCGCGACCGCGAGAACCACTATATGGGAGCCCATCGGCGGCGACGCCACCATCGCTACGTGGGCAGTCACTCTGTCACCTTCTCCTTTGACGGTTACTACTCCACCGGCACCACTTCCGGGGAGCTTTGCATGACTGGCTCAGGCTCCTATCCCGAGGAGAACGGCTCCACCAAACGCCTCCGcgacgtcgccctccacctccgcgtCCCCAACCCATCTAGCATCACGGACCCCTTCATCACCGGCAGCCTCAAGGGCGCTGGCTTCGACGCCATCTCTCTCGTCGCGTACGCCGAAGGCGACACCTACCGCTATGGCAAGCGCGCCTCCTGCTCGCCGCTGCCGCCATCTTCTGCCGCGGCCGCGAGGGGCGCGCTCCAGGCTATTGGCGCCAACTTCTCGTGCGCGCACCTGAAAGACCATCTGGCGGCATCTTACAAGCTGCAGGAGCaggacggcggcggcgggcacGCGCCGGTCTCCCCGCCGGATCGGTGCTTGCACATCAGCGAGGTGCAGTGCGCCGCGGACGGGTCCGTGCGCGCATACGCGTCGTTCTCCAACGACACGGAGATGGGGAGGCACCTGCCGCCACGCCCACCATTCATGGTCAAAGATGAGGCGGTCGTCGCCGAAGGGCACTGGGATTCAGCTCGGAGCATGCTCTGCCTCAGGGCGTGCCGTGTGGTGGTGGGCTCAGGGGAGTCCATGGCGGTGGACGAGGAGTGCGACATGGGCATGAGTTTCTGGTTCCCGGGAGTCTGGACGATTCGGGACCGGAGTGCCGTCGCCGGCATGCTCTGGAACTCGAGCAAAGCGGGTGATGGCTCTGGTGTCAGTGGTGTTGTATCAGCGTCGAGCGTCGATGGCAGCATCCATAGAGGCAACATCTCTGAAGTGAAGTACGAGTACAACTACACGATGGTGGAGGAGGCGAAAAAGCATTGTCTCCAGGATCCCGCATCGAGCAAGCCCAAGAAGAAGGTTAAGGGGTCGTTCGTCGCTCCTAATAACTACACCGATCATGACCTCGAGTTCCATTTCTTCGACACCAAAGACGGCACGATGGGTAGTGGGATCGCCTACCCGGTTGCTATCGGCCCGGCGATGGTCTATGGTGATCAGCTGGCCGCCGACGATTCCTTCTCACGGAAGGCCGTGGTCGACATGAATACGGAGGAGCTGTTGAACGTCAGCTACGACATACGTGAGCATGTTCCACCTGCGGGCTGGGTGCGTCCCAAGAACGGGTCGTACATGATCAGCCTTGAAGAACGGAGAATGGCAGCAGAGGGTGTCTTTAATCCGAAGACGGGCATCCTGTCCATGATCGCCTGCCGAGAGTACAACAGCTCGACGACGGACTGCCAGATACTGATCACCGTTTATCTAGCCTCGCTGATGGACGGGAAGGCGCAAGGCCATGGAAGGGGAGCGATCAGCAGCCTGAGAAACAAGACGGCGGCGGACCCTCTCTTCTTCGAGAAGGTCGACATCATGTTGTCCGGGATGTACTCCGAGCAGATCTCGGAGTCGATCTCGAGGATGGACTTCGAGAGCATCCTGCTGGTGGTCTCGACGACGCTGCCGTGCGTCTTCACCGTCCTGCAGATCTTCCACGCCAAGAGGAGAAGCGAGGCAGCAGCGGCCACATCGGTCACCATGCTCGTCGTCCTGGCGCTGGGGTACGTCGCGCCTCTGGTGGTCAGCTCCGAGGCTCTGTTTCTGAGCAGGAGGAGGCAGTACGCGCCGCTGCTGCCGTTCCGGAGCTACGTGCCGTACGAGCTGAGCCAGGCGATGCTGAGGGCGCCCACTCTGATCGCCCTGCTGCTACAGCTGCGCCTCATTCAGCTGGCCTTGTCGGCGCGGAAGGCGGACGCCGAGCAGAGCAAGGCCGAGTCGTCAGCGTCGCGCGCCGAGAGGAGAGCGCTCTGGCTGTGCGCGCCGCTGTACCTGATCGGCGGAGCGCTGACCATCGTCGTCCACGTCGTGAACGCGCTCCGAGCAGCGCGGGAGAACTCCCTCACCGTCCGCATCGGCCCGGAGCCGGCGACGCTGTGGGAGGACCTCGTGTCGTCCGCGGGGCTGGCGCAGGACGCGTTCCTGCTCCCGCAGGTCGTCATGAACGCGCTCTCGCCCGGCGGCGTCAGGGCCGGAGCCCTGACGCCGTGGTTCTACATCGGCAGCACCGTGGTCCGCGCGATGCCCCACGTGTACGACGTGATCAGGGCGCAGGGCTACGTGCCGAGCTCCAGGCCGTCCATCGTCTTCGCGAGCCCGCGTTACGACCGGTACGGCGTCGCCTGGGACGTCATCGTGCCGTGCACGGCGATCGTGCTTGCGGCCCTGGTGTTCTTGCAGCAGCGGGTTGGCTCGGCGGCACCATTGTTCCGTTCGCGGAGGAGGTTGGGTGAGTACGAGATGGTCTCTCCTCTTTAG